A genome region from Rhodothermales bacterium includes the following:
- a CDS encoding D-glycerate dehydrogenase produces MWATLNPDGHRRVVVTRDLPGELWKSVLVDAGCRIDVWRSPARPAPDDIAAAIGDRCDAVIGQLTESWDSERLRLLSAAGARVYSNYAVGFDNVDIEAATKHGIAVTNTPGVLTRTTAELAVGLTLAAARRIVEADAVVRAGRFDGWEPDLMLGTQLYGKTLGIVGAGRIGTAYALSMVRGFGMNLIYHGPRRKVRIEELVAADAALERSDGRREPWCRYVPELDDLLAESDVLSLHPPLTSSTFHLLNACRLDAMKRDAILVNVSRGPVIDEEALVAHCRANLSFRAALDVFEDEPALKPGLADLPNVVLAPHIGSASTWTRESMSIIAARNVVGVLEGYPLLDSEDIESMLAPDAPEATPSVLNPAALAGR; encoded by the coding sequence ATGTGGGCAACACTGAATCCCGATGGACATCGTCGTGTCGTGGTGACGAGAGACCTGCCCGGCGAACTGTGGAAATCCGTCCTCGTAGACGCCGGCTGCCGTATCGACGTATGGCGTTCGCCGGCGCGCCCCGCCCCTGATGACATCGCAGCCGCAATCGGTGATCGTTGCGATGCGGTGATCGGTCAGCTAACGGAGTCGTGGGACTCTGAACGTCTGCGTTTGCTCTCGGCGGCGGGAGCACGGGTGTACAGCAACTACGCCGTCGGTTTCGACAACGTGGACATCGAGGCGGCCACAAAACATGGAATTGCTGTTACGAACACTCCCGGGGTACTGACGCGGACCACGGCGGAGCTGGCGGTAGGCCTGACGCTGGCGGCTGCCCGCCGAATCGTCGAGGCTGACGCGGTTGTCCGCGCCGGTCGATTCGACGGTTGGGAACCGGACCTGATGCTCGGCACGCAGCTGTACGGCAAGACGCTTGGCATCGTCGGGGCTGGCCGTATTGGAACAGCCTACGCGCTCAGCATGGTCCGAGGTTTCGGTATGAACCTCATATACCACGGACCCCGTCGAAAAGTCCGCATTGAAGAACTTGTAGCAGCAGACGCCGCGTTGGAGCGGTCGGATGGCCGGCGCGAACCCTGGTGCAGGTACGTCCCAGAGCTTGACGACCTCTTGGCCGAGTCGGACGTGCTGAGTCTTCATCCACCGCTCACGAGTTCGACCTTTCACCTGCTGAATGCGTGTCGTCTCGATGCAATGAAGCGCGATGCCATTCTCGTCAACGTGAGCCGTGGGCCGGTGATTGACGAGGAGGCGCTGGTCGCCCACTGCCGTGCAAACCTCTCATTCCGCGCAGCGCTCGATGTATTCGAAGACGAGCCCGCGTTGAAGCCTGGTCTTGCAGATCTGCCCAACGTCGTCCTTGCACCTCACATTGGATCAGCGAGCACCTGGACGAGAGAGAGCATGTCGATCATTGCTGCACGCAACGTCGTCGGCGTTCTGGAAGGGTATCCCCTCCTGGATAGCGAGGACATTGAATCGATGCTGGCCCCGGACGCACCTGAAGCAACACCGAGCGTCCTCAATCCTGCCGCCCTTGCAGGGCGATGA